GATCTCGCGATTTGCTTGCTTGTAAATCCATTGTCCTTAATCGATAAGGAATAGTGACCATCTTCCTTTGATAATACAAACTCCTCAGGAAATGTATTCGGAATGACGCGGAATGGAATTTCATCCTTATATCGCTTCAGCACTACCGCATCGCATTCCTCTAGTAACGTGAAAAGTTCCTCCACGAAATGATTAGGAATATGAATGCTCTTTTTGGCGCTACTTCGATAATAATCATTCTCGGCAAAAAACTGTTGGCTTTTAATAAGAGGATGTAAATGGCGGAATACCTCTGCATCTTCTTCCGTCATAATCTGTTGTTCTGGATCGTACGTGTAATGTTGCGTGAAATAAAGAGGTTCTCGGTTATACCAAGCATCAATGAAAGCACCTGGATCTTTTACCACATAGAGGCGAGATGTCCCTGCTTTAATGGATAGTTCCAGGTCCTCGGGTGCTGAATAACGAGAGAACATTCCTTCTAATTCAAATTGGATATAGAGGGGCTCCTTCGGCGTAGAAAATAACGACTCCTGAACTGTAACATAGTCTAACAGCTCATCTACAAAAGAAGAAGCCTGTTGAATATCATGGTTGGAGGGTTCGGTTTTTGTCTCCATTTTCGTTTCGGCGGTTCGCTTGTTCCAAACCGTTTTATTATTCGTTAATTGCTCTATCGTTTCAAATAGCACAGCTACCATATGCTTACAGACAGCGGTCCCGTCTGTATAAGCCGGACAAGTACATTGCCCATTTTCAAACGATCCATGTTGCTTTGAAAAGGAGAGCTGCACCTCATAAGGCCAACTGCGAGTACCTTTCACTTCAGCAAAAATATGGGTGTGACGATTATCGGACGTCCCGTACCGATTGATACGAGTCACGGCCCCGTCTTGATAATATTGTGCACCGCGCTGATACGTCGTCCAACCACTTAGCTCCAACACTTCTGGCGCTGTTAGATCAATCATGACCAATACCCCTTTTCCTGCACGCTTCTATTGCAATACTGACATTGTATCGTATATTTCCAAAACAACAAAGAGAACAGGCATATAACTATGTATTCTTCTCCACATGATTGACGGGATAGGTAGACTTTATTCTAATGGAAGTAAGTTGATGGGGGTTTGGAACCTTTAGGTCCTGACCTCCGATTTCGCCAGTCGCTCCAACCCTGGAAGCCCCGCCAGCCCGCGCACTCTCACCCCGAAATCAAAAGTAACCCATCAACCCCCAGCTCACACCCAAAACAAAATTTACACTAATTTTACACCAACGTAATATTTATTTAAGTATGTTACATAGTTGAATTTGAGTCTCAATAGTGTCTAGTTCCAGCGCTCCAGCGCCTAGTGGACTTCTGTCTCCCCCTTACGATAAGTCAACATCGAATCAATATCGTTCTTCGTGTTTCTCTTTTATCTCATATGGGTCCATCCAGTCCATACGGCGCTAAACGGGGCACTTCCACTTTTATTTTAAGAAAAATGAGAAAAAACACAAAATTGTCACATTATCTGTAATAATGTGAAATATAATAAAAATTCAAAAAATGCAGAAAATTGAAATGAAAAACGCACAAACACATCTTGTTCATATGAGGGGGGGGAGTTTCATGGAGCAGGAGCCTATTTTAGAAGTCGATAACTTACATACACACTTCTTTACGAAGTCAGGCGTGGTGAAAGCGGTAGATGGAGTTAGTTTTAGTGTGAAGCCTGGCGAGACGCTTGGGATTGTTGGGGAGTCGGGTTCTGGTAAGAGTATTACCGCGATGTCGATCATGAGACTAATCAAGGACCCACCAGGAAAAATCGTCGAGGGTGGTCTTACCTTTAAAGGGGAGGATTTGCTGGCCAAATCGGAAAAGGAAATGCGTTCCATTCGTGGCGACCGAATTTCGATGATTTTCCAGGATCCGATGACATCCTTGAATCCTGTTTTTACAGTAGAAAAGCAAATGGTGGAGACGATACGGGCTCACCGCAATCTGTCCAAAAAGCAAGCAATCGATCGGGCGGTGGAATTACTTGAGTTAGTTGGGATTCCGTCACCACGCAGTCGATTGAAAAGCTATCCACATGAATTTAGTGGAGGGATGAGGCAGAGAGTGATGATCGCGCTCGCCTTATCGTGTGATCCAGAGGTGTTGATTGCCGATGAACCGACAACGGCACTGGACGTTACTATTCAGGCTCAAATTCTTGAGTTGCTGGGACGACTACAAAAGGAGCTAGGCATGGCCATTGTCATGATTACTCACGACCTTGGTGTTGTAGCGGAAGTTTGTGACCGCGTGATGGTCATGTACGCAGGGAAGCCAGTGGAGTTTGCTGAGGTGACAGAGTTGTTTGATCATCCAAAGCATCCTTATACGTGGGGCTTAATTGGATCGATTCCGAATATGGAAAACAGGCAAGAAAGACTGGAAGCAATCAAGGGACTTCCACCTGATTTACGAGCATTACCTCAAGGGTGTAGTTTTGCTCCTCGTTGTAAGCATGCAATGGACAAGTGCCAAAGCATTGATCCTGACTTCAAAGAGGAAAGCGCTGGCCACCAGGTAAGGTGCTTACTGTATGAAGAGGAAGAGGTGGCAGTGAAATGACCCAAAACTTACTCGAAGTAAAGAATTTAAAAAAGCACTTTCCTATTAAAAAAGGAGCAATCCTCCCAAAACAAGTTGGGGCTGTGAAAGCAGTAGACGGTGTTTCCTTTCATGTTCGAAAAGGAGAGACGCTCGGTCTTGTTGGAGAGAGCGGTTGTGGGAAATCCACGGCAGGACGCTCGATTTTGAACTTAATTAAACCAACAGAAGGCGAAGTTGTCTATAAGGGGGAAGACATCTCTCATTATAAAGGAGAACAACTTCGGCAACTGCGAAAAGAAATCCAAATTATTTTCCAGGATCCATACGCATCCTTAAATCCAAGGATGACCGTTGAACAAATCATTGAAGAGCCAATGCGTGCCTTCAAGGTTCCGGCAAGTGAACGAAAACCGAAAGTAGAAAAGTTACTAAATGTGGTCGGACTTAGTCCTTACCATAAACATCGCTACCCCCACCAGTTTAGTGGAGGGCAGCGTCAGCGAATCGGGATTGCCCGGGCCCTTGCGCTCGATCCAGAACTCATCATTTGTGATGAACCGGTATCAGCGCTGGATGTATCTATTCAGGCTCAGGTCGTGAATCTCATGGAAGATTTGCAAAAAGAATTTGACCTCACCTACATATTCATTGCCCACGACCTGAGTGTTGTGCATCACATTAGTGATCGTGTTGCGGTCATGTATTTAGGTGAAATTGTCGAGGTTGGGGAAGTGGATGAGCTGTATAAGAATCCGAAACACCCTTATACACAGGCACTTTTATCAGCTATCCCGGAAGCCAACCCACACAAAAAACGCGACCGGATCATGCTAGAAGGGGATTTACCTAGCCCATCTGATCCACCGCAAGGATGTAAATTCCACACTCGCTGTCCTTTTGCTGAGGAGCAGTGCAAGGTGGAGCATCCAAAGCTAAAGGATGTCTCAACACGAGATCATCAGGCAGCTTGTCATTTAGTGAACGAAGTTGTGAAGGAGCCTTTATCTGGGTAATCCGCAACTTATTATATTTAACAATAGGGGGATATTCAATTGAAAACACATGTATGGCGAACGTTGTTAGCTATGAGTTTACTTGTCGTACTAGCTCTAGCTGGTTGCTCAAGTGACAGTGGAGGAGAAGAATCTTCATCCAACAACAATGAAGGTAGCGGAGATAGTGAAGAAGCATCATCCAATTCAGGGGAAGATAACACGCTTGTTTTTGGTAGAGGGGCTGACTCTCAACAGTTAGACCCATCGAAAGTAACCGACGGTGAGTCTATTTATGTAACCCAGCAAATCTATGACACATTAGTGCAGTACAAACAAGAAGGAACAGAAGTGGAACCTTCTCTTGCAAAAAAGTGGACCATCAGTGATGACGGAAAAACATACACATTCAAGCTACGTGAAGATGTGAAATTCCACGATGGAACAGACTTCACAGCTGAAGATGTTGTCTATAACTTTGAGCGCTGGACAGAATCTGGTGACTTCATTTATTACGGCTACATGTTCGGAGCAAGTGAAGATGACATGGGAGGTATCATTGAAAAGGTTGAAGCAACAGGGGACTATGAAGTTAAGTTTACACTTGAAAAACCGAATGCTCCATTCCTTTCAACGCTAGCGATGCCACCATTTGCCATCGCAAGCCCTGATGCTATTAAAAAGCATGGCGAAAACTACTTCAAAAATCCAGTAGGTACTGGACCATTTAAATTCGAATCTTGGACACAAGGCGACAAAATCGAACTTTCCAAAAACGAAGAGTACTTTGGTAAGAAAGCGAATGTAGATAAAGTAGTATTCCGTGTTATTCCGGATAATGGAGCACGTTTTATGGAACTTCAATCAGGTTCGATCGACATGATGAAAGGCTTAAACCCACAAGACCTTGGTACAGCGGAAGACAACCAAGATCTTCAAATCCTTCGTCGTCCTTCTATGAACGTTGGGTACATGGCGATGAACACAGACAAAGAAGGTCCAATGTCTAATGAAAAAGTACGTAAAGCTATTAACTTAGCGATTGATAAAAAGAACTTGATCAAGCTTTTCGAAGGTCTTGGTAAGAACGCGAAAAACCCACTACCACCAAGTATCTGGGGCTACAATGATTCCATTGATCCTTATGGCTATGATCCTGAAAAAGCAAAAACACTACTAGCTGAAGCTGGGTATGGTGACGGTGTCGACATTACACTTTACACAATGTCCAATCCACGTCCTTACATGCCTCAGCCAAAAGTAACAGCTCAAGCCATTCAGCAGATGTTGAAAGAAGTAAACATCAACGTTGAGATTGTGGAAAACGAATGGGAATCTCATTTAACCAAAACACAAAATGGCGAACATGACATGGCGTTCCTAGGTTGGACTGGTGACAATGGTGACCCAGATAACTTCCTATACGTTCTGCTAGACAAAGATAATGCGAAAAAAGGTTCTGCCGGAAATATCGCATTCTACAAAAACGACAAAGTCCATGACCTGTTAACAAAAGCACAGACGGAAATGGATCAACAAAAGCGTACAGAGTACTACAAAGAAGCACAAAAGATTATTCATGAAGATGCCCCTTGGGTACCAATCGCGCACACAACTCCACCAGTTGTAGCAAAGGATTACATTGAAGGATATGTACCGCATCCAACAGGTTCAGAAGCCTTCAACCACGTTAAATTAAAGTAGGCTACAGTATGATGAGGTGAGAAAAGGAATGCTACACGAAAAGTAGGTTCCTTTTCCTCGCTTTTTCCTATACAGGTAGCTCTCGCATCCTGTTGAAAGGGAGGGATAGAACATGTTGAATTATATTATTCGTAGGTTAGTTATGATCATTCCGGTGTTATTAGGCGTTTCTATTATTGCCTTTTCCTTGTTACATATGATTCCTGGAGATCCAGCTCGAAGTATGCTTGGAAATAAAGCCAATGAAGCACAACTGGAGCAACTGCGGGAAGAGCTACGACTTAATGATCCCTACCTTGTCCAATATGGAAGGTTTGTAACTTCAACGTTACAAGGGGATTTAGGCAAATCAGTAAAATCGAATAATCCTGTTGGGGAAGAGTTGAAAAATCGTCTTCCAGCCACAATGGAATTGAGTTTATTTGCGATTTTCATAGCAACTGTGGTCGGGGTGCTGGCAGGTGTGATTGCAGCTGTCAAACAGTACTCCTGGTTTGATAATCTGAGTATGACCGGGGCTTTATTCGGAGTCTCGATTCCAATATTTTGGCTAGGGCTTATGATGATTATGCTATTCTCTGTAACGCTGCAGTGGCTGCCACCATCCGGACGATTATCGACAGGTGTGGAGCTAGATACCATCACGAACTTCTATATTTTAGATAGTATTTTAACCTTGAATTGGACAGCCTTTAAAGATTCCATCACGCATTTGTTAATGCCAGGCATTGCGCTCGGGACCATTCCAATGGCCATTATCGCGCGTATGACTCGTTCTAGTATGCTCGAAGTCTTGAACCAGGATTACATTCGTACAGCAAATGCGAAGGGGCTAGCTAGTTATTTAGTTGTCTTTCAACATGCGTTAAAAAATGCCTTTTTACCTGTTCTAACCGTCATTGGCCTACAGTTTGGGTTTTTACTTGGTGGAGCGGTACTAACCGAAACGATTTTCTCTTGGCCAGGTGTTGGACGATATGTATTACAGGCTATTCTTGGACGAGATTATCCAGTTGTCCAAAGCACCATTTTAGTGGTTGCGGTTATGTTCGTATTTATTAATCTATTAACAGATATTTTATACAAGTATATTGATCCGAGAATTCGTTTTGACTAAGAAAGGAGTTGAGCACCTATGTCAGCAGAAATGCAACAGGCAAATCAAGAAATGGAGGCTGAGATTGGAAAGGCTCCTCCTAAGGAAACAAGCTTATGGATGGACGCTTTATCTCGGATCGTCAAAAGTAAAACATCACTGATCGGTTTAATCATTATTACTTTGCTTATTATTGTAGCGATTTTTGCACCATTAATCGCCCCTTATCATCCAGTAGAAGATGGATCGATTATTGATCGGTACCAAACACCGTCCGCGCAGCATTGGTTAGGAACGGACGCACTGGGTCGCGACATTTTTAGCCGAATTGTGTATGGTGCGAGGATTTCCATTCAAATCGGTGTCATTGCCGTGGGAATCTCTGGAGTGATTGGTGTCCTACTCGGTGGCATTGCTGGCTATGTTGGACGCTGGGTTGATATGGTAATCATGCGCTTTATCGATATTCTTATGGCATTCCCTAGTATTCTATTAGCGATTGCAATGGTAGCTGTAATGGGACGGGGTCTTACGAACGCGATGATAGCGGTTGGAATTGTAGGAGTTCCACACTTTGCCAGAATCGTTCGTTCTACGGTTCTGTCTGTAAAAGAAAAAGAATTTGTGGAAGCCGCGCATGCTACGGGAGTAAAAAATGGCCGGATTTTGTTCCGACATGTTCTGCCAAATACGATGGCTCCCCTTATTGTACAAACGACATTAAGTATTGGTACAGCGATTTTAGATGCAGCGGGCTTAAGCTTTCTGGGTCTGGGAGCACAAGCACCAAAACCAGAATGGGGTGCCATGCTAAACGCTGGCAGAGATGCCTTACAATCAGCACCATGGGTCATCACATTCCCTGGCTTAGCGATTCTATTCGTTGTGTTAGGCTTCAACCTACTTGGAGATGGGTTACGAGATGCCCTTGATCCACGATTAAAGCAATAGTAGGAAATTTAGAAAAAGTGATTCCAAACATCATAAGAATACGATACACTAAAGGGTAAAGTTCAAAAACTTTATCCTTTTTGTGCGTTTATGTGTTAAAGTAGATGAGTCTTGGAAAAAAGGGGGAGAAGGATGAAGAAATATTCGATTGCTATTATATTATTGCTTATCTTTATTGGAACGATCTTTCTTCAGTCCCGAAGTGTATCCCCTGAGACAAAGCACACGTGGCCCAATCTCCCTGCGCCTATTGGGGAAGAGCCAATTCTGATTACTTCAGCTGGTCAAGCAACAGAGGGGAAAGTTTTCTCCTATGTGACAAAAGACCTTCATTTCGAAGCAGATTATCGTCCAAGAGCGCTAGCAAGGGATTTATATGAATACGAAACGCTCGTTTTGGTGACGGGGTATAGTCCACATGGGTTAAATCAAACGTACCGGAGCATTAAGGAAGAAAAACAACGGGTAGACAAGCTGTTACAACAAGCAGAACGAAAACCAATTCCCATTATCGTCGTTCACGTAGGAGGAGCTGCCCGTGATGACGAATATACGTGGGAATTTTTACGGCAATCTATCCCTTATGCTGATTACGTAATAGGATTGCGCCAAATGGAACAAAGCAACCAATTGCAGCAATTGGCTAAAAAGCATTCTGTACCCGTAACACTTGTGGAGGAATTGGATGATATCCGCACACCATTCAATTCAGCATTTCGATAGAGGAGGGGTGCTGGATGAAAGACGATAAAAAAATTGCTTACATAGCGCTTGGCTGCTTCCTTATATTATTTGGCATTCTCTTTCCGGTCCAATCGATGAAGTGGTCGTCATGGATCTATGAAAATATTGAAGTAAGCCTGGAAAGCACGGACAGTGGACGTCTTGTCATGACGGCGCTCTCCTATATTACCTGGTACTCGATCACCTTTTCCTTCATTTATATGGGAAGCATGGTCATTTCCCATACACTATCGAAGCGGTTCTTCTCGATATGGAATCAGTTGATGTTTAGTGGGATTGTATTGGCGAGTGTGTTGACGTATAACCACATGTACCATGAGCATTACGCCTATATTATTCACTTTTTATTGCTTGGCATTTTACTGTTTTTAATGAATTTTATCCCAAAGCAGCGTTATTTTTACGTGACGTTTCTACTCATTCTCGTCTTTATGTTGTTTTCGGTGCAATGGCTGAATTTAATACCAGCTCTTAGTAACTTTGGATTCGGGACAGATGATTTTGCCGTTAGCATGAAAATTACCGACGAATATTTAACCGATCAAAAGTTGTTTAACACCTTTTCGACGATTTTATTCGGAGTGTTTTTTTTAATAGCGATTATCATCACGACATTGCTTCATTTATTTAGTAAGCAAATGATGATTTCCAGGCAATATCAGCAACAGACGGAAGAATTACGGGAAACAAAAGGCGCGCTTATTGAAACGAACGTGTACAAGGAAATTCATTCCCTCGTACATGATTTGAAATCCCCGCTCGTTACCGTAGAAGGATTAATCTCCTTGCTGTCATTGAAAGTGCAAGATGAGAAGTCACAGTCCTATTTTAATCGAATTAGTACATCGCTTGAAAAAATGAAGGATATGGTATCGGAGATTTTATATGAAGATACAAAGCGGGAACTGGAAGTGCAAGAACTCGTTAATTATGTACGAAGCCATGTCCGGCAGGAAGATCCGAATATAGCTTTTCATATGCAAGTGGAAGAAAATTTGCCAAACCTGTACATAAACAAAATCCGCTTTGCCCGTGCGTTATCGAATGTACTAGAAAACGCACTACGCTCCTTGAAGGACGATGGAGGAAATCTTTATTTGGATGTGGAAAAACACAATCAGAGCATTCAATTTTTAATCGAAGATGATGGACCAGGGATAGATGCAGCATGGTTAGAAACGATATGGGAAGAAGGCTTTAGCACGAAAAACTCTTCAGGCATTGGACTACCTTTTGTGAAAAACGTCGTCCATCAGCATGGAGGAACCGTTTCCATGGAGAGCGAACCCGACGTGTACACCCGTGTGAAGATTGAAATCCCTGTTAGTGAGAAGGAGGACGAAGAACATGATTCTGGTTATTGATGATAATGTAGATATACGGTTCACGATTAGTGAAATTTGCGAATTTGGAGGGTGGAGTATTGAGGAATGCTCCAATGGAAAAATGGGCGTCGCCACATATGATCCGGGTAAGCACGACCTCGTCATGGTCGATTATCATATGCCAGAATGGGACGGCCTGCAAACAGTAAGGGAATTGAGGAAAATCGATGCACACGTTCCGATTATTGTCCTGACGGTAGATGAGCGGATGGAACTGGCTACCCAATTCACAGAAGCAGGCGCGACCGACTTCGCACAAAAACCAATCAAAGCAGCGGATTTGATCTCACGCATTAAGCTCAACTTGAAAATGGCCAAGATGCAAGATGATACCCAAACCGCATTTGTCGAAAAAGGCATCAATGAAGAAACATTGCGTCAAATCAAACGCCACCTCAACCAACAAACAGAGCCGAAAACCATCAACCAAATCCAAAAAGACCTACCCGTCTCCTACCAAACCGTCCACCGCTACCTAAACTACTTAGTGGACATGGGCGAAGTGGAGATTCAAGCCAACTACGGGAATAAAGGTCGCCCGAAAAATACGTATAAGATTATCTAGATAGGAAAACCAGCCTTTCCGGGGAGGAGGCTGGTTTTTTGTGGTGCTGGTGCTGATGGCGCTTGGTGGGCGTGGTGGAGGGAGTTGGGCTGGAGCGGAATAATCGGAAATTTCGGATTTTGCTAGGAAATCGGAAAATTTGCTCGCAATTTCGAAATATTGCTCTGATATAAAAAAAGTTGCTCCCAAACTCAAATCTCGCTCCGAACCGAGCGTCGCTCTGGCATCTGCATGATAGCTCCCTTAACTAACTTTAAGATTAGTTAGCTAAAACCAATTCTGTCCCAGCCACAAATTCCTGCTAGAATCGCTTCAATCTCCACCTGTCTATCAATTTTCGTCAATTAGGTACAAAATCACTGTCGTTGTGGTACTTTTTTACCTTGTAAGGAGATAGGAAGATATTGTATAGTTAATGAAACCGTTTTCACTAAACTGCTGAACGGTTTCTACATAGTGGATATACCCTCACTGGTGAGGATTATCATATAAATATCTAGGAGGAATGATGATGAGAGACAAATTTAAGTGGGCCTCGGTGGTGCTTATTTTTATGCTATTTGTGCAAACGATTGCGCAACCGTTACTGCCATTTTCATCGAGTGTTTCTGCGGAAGAATCGACATCTAGAACCGTAACTCTAGTAGGGAGTTTGCAAGATGAATTAGGTCATAGTATAGAATGGGATCCTGCTGCGGAAGCGACGCAGATGAGCGCAATGGGGAACAATTTTTATAAGTTTGAAGGAAAATTGCCTGCAGGGGAGTATGAATATAAGGTAGCCATTAATGGTAGTTGGGATGAAAACTACGGATACAATGGTGAACCTGGAGGGTCAAATTTAACGCTATCCTTAGAGGAGGAAACCACTGTAACATTCTATTATCATGACGAGACGCATAAGATTACGAATTCGAAGTACTATAATCCAATTCCAGAAGACAAACAACCTAGATTAGTAGGAAACCTTCAACCTGCCATTGAGGAAGGGGATGAATGGTCACCTGCTACCTCGACTGCTATTTTTCATGATACAAATTTTGATGGAATCTATGAATATACAACGGTTGTGCCAAAAGGAAACTACGAATACAAAGTAGCTTTAGGCGACAATTGGGATGAAGCCTATCCATCAACTAATGCCACCCTCAACGTGCTGAACGATACAGAAATTACATTCTACTACAATTCAGATACGAAAGAAGTCTCCACGAATTACTCACCAGAAGGATCAGATAGCTCGGTTGTAAAGGACAAGCTTTTCCATAACACAAGAGAGAATGCCTATCGCCAGCCATTTGGAGCGATTCCAGCAGGAGAAGAGGTAACGCTTCGTCTTGCATCTGGGAAAGGTGACCTCACCAACGCTACGCTATACTTAAAAAACTACCAAACTGGCAATTCCTATAGTATTACAATGGATAAGAAAGCTTGGACCACGGTTGATGGTCTAGGGGAACGAGATTTTTGGGAAGGATCATTCACTCCAGAGGAAAAAGGAGTGTATGGGTATAAATTTATCGCCAAGGATCAAAATGCGACTGCAGAATATGGAGAAGACGCCACCCAGGGTGGAACCGGGAAAGCATTTGATCAGAATGCAGGTCTTTTTCAATTAACCGTATTTGAACCAGGCTATCAAACACCAGATTGGATGAAAGAAGCTGTTGTGTATCAAATATTCCCGGACCGTTTTTACAATGGGGATACGACGAATGATGATAATAAGGAATATGCACGTGGTACGGAACCGATTGAAGATCGCACGTGGGAGCAGCTTCCTGATAACCCGCGCTTAGAAGGGACGGAAAATTATAACGGGGATGGCATCTGGTCGAATGACTTCTTTGGTGGAGATGTTGAGGGTATTCAAGATAAGCTGGATTACATCGAGTCCCTTGGCGTGAACACGTTATACCTGAATCCGATTGCTCATGCAGCATCGAACCATAAATATGATGCGACAGATTATAAATCGATTGACCCAATGTTTGGAACACCAGAAGAATTTCAGGCGTTTACAGAAGAACTGGCCAATCGTGATATGCATCTTATCCTAGATGGTGTATTCAATCACGTTGGAGATGATTCGATTTATTTTGACCGATATGGAAAATACGAAACAGTCGGTGCGTATGAATATTGGTCGAAAATCTACGATCTTATGAATCAAGAAGGCTTATCAGAGGAAGAAGCGAAGACACAGGCGAGAGAATTTTTCGAGGCGGACGGTCAAACCTTTAGTCCGTATGGCTTCCATAATTGGTTCGCCATTGAAAATGAAAAAGTAAATGTCGGAACAGAAAATGAGCATTATAAGTACACAGGCTGGTGGGGCTTTGATAGTTTGCCAGAAATTGAATCCATTCCTGGGGATACCGTCTCCTACAATAGTGAACTGAACAACGAAAAATTTGCAAACTATATTATGTATGACGAAGACTCTGCTTCTAAATCATGGATTCAAAAAGGTGGATCTGGCTGGCGTTTAGATGTAGCGAATGAAGTCGATCCTGAATTTTGGCGTGAATTCCGTGATGAATTAAAAGCAACATCGTTTGCTGGAACGGGAGAAACGTTAAAAGAAGGCGAAAAGCCATTGATTCTAGGTGAGATTTGGGATGATGCTTCGAAATACTTCTTAGGGGATCAATATGATTCTGTCATGAACTATCGCTTCCGAGGAGCAGTTGAATCCTTTTTGAAAAATGGAAATGCTTCTAGTACACAGCAATCCCTGATGGCAGTGAAAGAGGATTATCCATCAGAAGCCTATTATGCATTGATGAATTTAATGGGATCTCATGATACGCCACGCGCCATTTTCCTACTTGGCGGTGGAACAGAATCTGCAGAACGTGCGGAATTCGATTCAAGTTACAGCTATGAACTTGGAAAACAACGTCTGAAATTAGCGGCGATTTTCCAAATGGGGTATCCAGGAGCACCAACAATTTACTACGGTGATGAAGCTGGTGTTACAGGCTCGAAGGACCCAGATGATCGACGCACGTACCCATGGGGCGATGAAGACCAAGAGCTTGTGACGCATTATCAAAACGTAGGCGAAGTGCGAACGAACTACGCAGATCTTTTAGCATATGGAGACTTGCATCATGTCTATGCGGATGGAGATGTAATGGCGTACACTCGTACAAATGGCGAACAAGCAGGGCTGATTGTCGTAAATCGTGGTTATAGTGACAAAACGGTAACGATTGATGTGAAGGATATTTTGTCGAACGGAACTTTATTAACAGATGCACTAGCTAGTGAGTATAGCGTGGAAGTGAACGAAGGGACGGTAACCGTTGATGTAGCACAAATGAGTGGCCGTATGCTGATGGCCGATACCGTAGCATCAAAGCCAGACCCTGTCACGAATGTGACCGCATCTGCGAGCGAAGGTGCTGCTACCCTTGAATGGAATGCTTCCGCAACAGAGGCTATTGAATACGAAGTGTATCAAACGAATATTAAAGGCTCTTTTTATGAAAAAGTAGGTACAACACAAGAAACGAGCTTTACAGTAGGGGCTTTGGAAAATGGACGAGCTTACTATTTTGCGATTAAAACAGTTAATGAAGATGGAAATGCTTCAGCCGCAGTAGAAACGAAGGAAGTTGTTCCGCATTATGATTTAAGTGATGCATGGGCAGGTAGTCTAACAGATAT
This DNA window, taken from Pontibacillus yanchengensis, encodes the following:
- a CDS encoding ABC transporter ATP-binding protein, with amino-acid sequence MEQEPILEVDNLHTHFFTKSGVVKAVDGVSFSVKPGETLGIVGESGSGKSITAMSIMRLIKDPPGKIVEGGLTFKGEDLLAKSEKEMRSIRGDRISMIFQDPMTSLNPVFTVEKQMVETIRAHRNLSKKQAIDRAVELLELVGIPSPRSRLKSYPHEFSGGMRQRVMIALALSCDPEVLIADEPTTALDVTIQAQILELLGRLQKELGMAIVMITHDLGVVAEVCDRVMVMYAGKPVEFAEVTELFDHPKHPYTWGLIGSIPNMENRQERLEAIKGLPPDLRALPQGCSFAPRCKHAMDKCQSIDPDFKEESAGHQVRCLLYEEEEVAVK
- a CDS encoding ABC transporter ATP-binding protein — translated: MTQNLLEVKNLKKHFPIKKGAILPKQVGAVKAVDGVSFHVRKGETLGLVGESGCGKSTAGRSILNLIKPTEGEVVYKGEDISHYKGEQLRQLRKEIQIIFQDPYASLNPRMTVEQIIEEPMRAFKVPASERKPKVEKLLNVVGLSPYHKHRYPHQFSGGQRQRIGIARALALDPELIICDEPVSALDVSIQAQVVNLMEDLQKEFDLTYIFIAHDLSVVHHISDRVAVMYLGEIVEVGEVDELYKNPKHPYTQALLSAIPEANPHKKRDRIMLEGDLPSPSDPPQGCKFHTRCPFAEEQCKVEHPKLKDVSTRDHQAACHLVNEVVKEPLSG
- a CDS encoding ABC transporter substrate-binding protein; amino-acid sequence: MKTHVWRTLLAMSLLVVLALAGCSSDSGGEESSSNNNEGSGDSEEASSNSGEDNTLVFGRGADSQQLDPSKVTDGESIYVTQQIYDTLVQYKQEGTEVEPSLAKKWTISDDGKTYTFKLREDVKFHDGTDFTAEDVVYNFERWTESGDFIYYGYMFGASEDDMGGIIEKVEATGDYEVKFTLEKPNAPFLSTLAMPPFAIASPDAIKKHGENYFKNPVGTGPFKFESWTQGDKIELSKNEEYFGKKANVDKVVFRVIPDNGARFMELQSGSIDMMKGLNPQDLGTAEDNQDLQILRRPSMNVGYMAMNTDKEGPMSNEKVRKAINLAIDKKNLIKLFEGLGKNAKNPLPPSIWGYNDSIDPYGYDPEKAKTLLAEAGYGDGVDITLYTMSNPRPYMPQPKVTAQAIQQMLKEVNINVEIVENEWESHLTKTQNGEHDMAFLGWTGDNGDPDNFLYVLLDKDNAKKGSAGNIAFYKNDKVHDLLTKAQTEMDQQKRTEYYKEAQKIIHEDAPWVPIAHTTPPVVAKDYIEGYVPHPTGSEAFNHVKLK
- a CDS encoding ABC transporter permease: MLNYIIRRLVMIIPVLLGVSIIAFSLLHMIPGDPARSMLGNKANEAQLEQLREELRLNDPYLVQYGRFVTSTLQGDLGKSVKSNNPVGEELKNRLPATMELSLFAIFIATVVGVLAGVIAAVKQYSWFDNLSMTGALFGVSIPIFWLGLMMIMLFSVTLQWLPPSGRLSTGVELDTITNFYILDSILTLNWTAFKDSITHLLMPGIALGTIPMAIIARMTRSSMLEVLNQDYIRTANAKGLASYLVVFQHALKNAFLPVLTVIGLQFGFLLGGAVLTETIFSWPGVGRYVLQAILGRDYPVVQSTILVVAVMFVFINLLTDILYKYIDPRIRFD
- the nikC gene encoding nickel transporter permease; protein product: MSAEMQQANQEMEAEIGKAPPKETSLWMDALSRIVKSKTSLIGLIIITLLIIVAIFAPLIAPYHPVEDGSIIDRYQTPSAQHWLGTDALGRDIFSRIVYGARISIQIGVIAVGISGVIGVLLGGIAGYVGRWVDMVIMRFIDILMAFPSILLAIAMVAVMGRGLTNAMIAVGIVGVPHFARIVRSTVLSVKEKEFVEAAHATGVKNGRILFRHVLPNTMAPLIVQTTLSIGTAILDAAGLSFLGLGAQAPKPEWGAMLNAGRDALQSAPWVITFPGLAILFVVLGFNLLGDGLRDALDPRLKQ
- a CDS encoding DUF6305 family protein; the encoded protein is MKKYSIAIILLLIFIGTIFLQSRSVSPETKHTWPNLPAPIGEEPILITSAGQATEGKVFSYVTKDLHFEADYRPRALARDLYEYETLVLVTGYSPHGLNQTYRSIKEEKQRVDKLLQQAERKPIPIIVVHVGGAARDDEYTWEFLRQSIPYADYVIGLRQMEQSNQLQQLAKKHSVPVTLVEELDDIRTPFNSAFR